Sequence from the Thermocoleostomius sinensis A174 genome:
CATTGCTTGGTCGATCAAAATCGCGACGGAAGGATTTGATGGCTTTGTCGATCAACTACTGGACAGTGAAGAATACAGCATCAACTTTGGCGACTTCACTGTGCCCTATCAACGTCGTCGCTTTAAAGATCGCCCCTTTAACCTAGTGACGCCACGCTATGGTAACTATTGGCGCGATCGGCTGGAAGAACAGCGCTATAAGCCAGGGAAAGTCAGCAACTTCCTGGATATGGCCCGATCGATCCAGATTAAACCCGTGGAATATCAGCCAGTCCAGACTGCCAACATTCAAATTCCCGATATGACCCAAACCGGCAAAACGGGAATTCCAGTTTCCATCAATCCAGTCGCCAGCTTTCCCGTGCGCTAAGTCGCTGAACGGTTGGCGATCGTTGCCTCACTGAAGCGACCAAATTACCTAACCCAAAGGGAGGTTTAGTATGACGTTGCCCTTACTGGAATACAAACCCACCACGCAAAATCAGCGGGTGCCAAGCTTCGGGATTGCTGATTTCAATGATGATACGCCCTATGTCTATCGCCTAGAAGATGCAACCTCCGCAGCAGATATGGACGAGTTAATTCAAGCTGCCTATCGCCAGGTGTTTAATGAGCAAGAAATGTTGCAATTTAATCGCCAGGTTGCGCTAGAAACTCAGCTAAAAAACCGCAGTATTTCGGTGCGCGATTTTATTCGCGGTTTAGCCAAGTCAGAGCGATTTTATCGCTTGGTGGTGGAACCCAACAACAACTATCGTCTTGTGGAGCTATCTCTAAAGCGCTTGCTGGGTCGATCGCCCTATAACCAGGATGAGGAGATTGCGTGGTCGGTTCAAATTGCTACTAAAGGCTGGAGCGCGTTTGTCGATGCGCTGATTGATAGTGCTGAATATGGACAAATGTTTGGAGACAACATTGTTCCTTACCAGCGCAAACGCATGAATGATCGCCCCTTTAGCTTTACGCCGCGCTATGGAGCCGACTATCGCGACAAGTTGCCTGTCGCTAAGCCCTATGTGCCTGAAGGTCGGTTTAACCTGAATTTCGATCAGCCGTTCCACCTACAAACCTTCCTTAAAACCACCCATTGGGGACGAGTGGCAGGCGTGTTGGTGTTGCTGACACTGGTATGCAGTTTCATGCTGACGATCGCCGCTTTCTCATCAAACGCTGGTGGTTAAACCGAGCCATGAAGTTGGATAAGTAAATGTAATTACCCGTCCCAATCCTTGAGATAATAAACCTTAAAGGATTTTTGCAACTATTAATCTGCCAATTCAACCAATAACAAGGGAGAAATTTGCATGGCACTGCCGTTGCTTGACTACAAACTATCAACTCAAAATCAAAGGGTTGCCAGCTTTGGTAAAGCGGATGAAGACGAAGATACGCCTTACATTTATCGCCTTGAAGACGCCGCTTCCAATCCCGAGATGGAAGAAGTCATCTGGGCTTGCTACCGGCAGGTGTTTAGTGAACACCAAACACTGAAATTTAACCGCCAGGCAGCGCTAGAGTCGCAGTTGAAAAACCGGGCTGTGACCGTGC
This genomic interval carries:
- a CDS encoding phycobilisome rod-core linker polypeptide, whose product is MTLPLLEYKPTTQNQRVPSFGIADFNDDTPYVYRLEDATSAADMDELIQAAYRQVFNEQEMLQFNRQVALETQLKNRSISVRDFIRGLAKSERFYRLVVEPNNNYRLVELSLKRLLGRSPYNQDEEIAWSVQIATKGWSAFVDALIDSAEYGQMFGDNIVPYQRKRMNDRPFSFTPRYGADYRDKLPVAKPYVPEGRFNLNFDQPFHLQTFLKTTHWGRVAGVLVLLTLVCSFMLTIAAFSSNAGG
- a CDS encoding phycobilisome rod-core linker polypeptide, which encodes MSIPLLTYRPSSQNHRVAGYEVPNEDTPYIYRLEDCTDNNDLEALIWAAYRQVFSEHVILKSSRQPDLESQLKNRSITVRDFIRGLAKTDTYRKLVIETNSNYRIVDLTLKRLLGRSSYNEDERIAWSIKIATEGFDGFVDQLLDSEEYSINFGDFTVPYQRRRFKDRPFNLVTPRYGNYWRDRLEEQRYKPGKVSNFLDMARSIQIKPVEYQPVQTANIQIPDMTQTGKTGIPVSINPVASFPVR